The genomic segment CGTCCATCGACACCGGATTGGCCCCCAGTGCACGGAAGGTCTGCAGGTGGACTTCATTCGGCTGCAGGCGAATGCGCATCCCCTCGAAATCCTCGACCGACGTAATCGGGCGGAGATTGTTGGTGACATGCCGGAAACCGAGCTCGCCGTAGCCAAGGTTGACGAAGCCCAGCTCGGCCATCTTCTCATCGAGGTGCTCGCCGACCGGGCCATCCATTACAGCGAAGGCCTGATCACGGCTATCGAACAGGAACGGCAGGCTTACCGCTTCGTACTCGGGGACCGAACGAGTGAAATAAGCGATCGAGGTAAAGACGGCAAAGATGCTGCCTGAACGCACCTGATCGACGTTCTCTGTGGCCCCGCCCAACTGCATCGCCGGGAACAGCTCGACAGAGATCTCGCCGTTTGACTCGCTCTCGACCTGCTCCTTGAAGACCTCCATGGCCCTCGACACGGAGTGATCGGTGGGGAAATTACCGGCAACACGAAGTCGCTCTGTCGCCAGCAATGAGGACGACAGCATCATGCCCGCTGTCAGCAAGGTAGCCATCTTCACGACATGGAACTTGGACATCTGGAAACCCTCCGGATCATTGTTATGACGGAGCCGAGCCAGGCGCCCGGTCACCTCACAAAGTCTGAGCAAGCCCCATGCCATGCCGGGGCGCTTCGTTCTTGGCGCGATGCCGACGTCACCTGCAACTCCATGATTTGGAATGTTAAAAATTTTGTTCTTAATATTGTTTAGCATTTTGTTTAACGGATTGCGTACAATTTTTAAGATAGATCACGCACACAAACTGTGCAAATATTCTCCGCAGGCGCCTTTAAGGTGCAGCCGGAGCACCGCCATCCGCCCACTTCCAGCGGCTTCTGATCTGCGCTGGGCTGCGGCATACTGAATCGCACATCACTGACAAATGGGGATTGCAATGGAAGCCTCCACCACCAAACTGGCCATCGAGCAGATCGCCGAGCGCATCACCGACGCGGTGATGGAGCATCGGCTGCCGCCGGGCATCAAGCTGGTGGAGGAGAAACTGGCAGGCGCCTTCGGCGTGAGCCGGACCAAGATCCGTCAGGCCCTGACGCTGCTGGCCAAAGAGGGACTGGTGACGCTGCATCCCAACCGCGGCGCCTTCGTCAAGCGACCTTCTGCCGAGGAGGCCAGGGACCTGTTCGCCACCCGCCGGCTGGTCGAGCCTGAAATCGTACGTAACGTCATCGCCAGGGCCTGTGAACAGGACATCGCCCGGCTACACCAGCACCTCGAAGAAGAGGCACAAGCGCGAGCGACAGGAGATCGCCGCCGCATCATTCGGCTATCCGGTCAATTCCATATGCTCTTGGCAGCGCTGGCAGACAACGCCTTCATCGAGAAGCTGATGGCCGAGCTGTGTCCTTTGACGTGCCTGATCATCGCGCTATATGACGCACCGCAGACCCCAGCATGCCCCGAAGACGAACATAGCCAAATTGTCGAGGCCATAGAGAATCACGATGAAGCGGCTGCCATCCGGCTCATGCTGCATCATCTCGAACATATTGAATCCGAGCTCATGCTCGACGCAGCGCCCAAGCTGGATATCCACTGGGAAACGCTCTACGGCTGAGATCCACAGGCGATACGGATGACAGCGGCGTGCCGAGCAGCGACAATGGCCGCCCATTTCGAGACGCCGCTGCCATGCCTGCCACGCCCCCCAGCCGAGACGCCTGCGCCCCGCTGCCGATCCTGTATCGCGATACGGCGCTGGTGGTCGTGGCCAAGCCGTCAGGGCTGCTGGTCCACCGCACCGCCCTGGCCCGCGGCGAGACGCGCTT from the Halomonas sp. 1513 genome contains:
- a CDS encoding C4-dicarboxylate ABC transporter substrate-binding protein, producing MATLLTAGMMLSSSLLATERLRVAGNFPTDHSVSRAMEVFKEQVESESNGEISVELFPAMQLGGATENVDQVRSGSIFAVFTSIAYFTRSVPEYEAVSLPFLFDSRDQAFAVMDGPVGEHLDEKMAELGFVNLGYGELGFRHVTNNLRPITSVEDFEGMRIRLQPNEVHLQTFRALGANPVSMDVSELYSALQQGVLDGQENPYNIIASRRFNEVQEHLSDSGHFYDFINAVANQRSYERLSEEHRVIVDEAMTAAMEWQREAAAEEEESWREQLIEAGMEFTPISAELRAELREATMEVAESLAERVDPEFLELVIQEAEAAL
- a CDS encoding GntR family transcriptional regulator yields the protein MEASTTKLAIEQIAERITDAVMEHRLPPGIKLVEEKLAGAFGVSRTKIRQALTLLAKEGLVTLHPNRGAFVKRPSAEEARDLFATRRLVEPEIVRNVIARACEQDIARLHQHLEEEAQARATGDRRRIIRLSGQFHMLLAALADNAFIEKLMAELCPLTCLIIALYDAPQTPACPEDEHSQIVEAIENHDEAAAIRLMLHHLEHIESELMLDAAPKLDIHWETLYG